A single genomic interval of Metasolibacillus fluoroglycofenilyticus harbors:
- the ruvB gene encoding Holliday junction branch migration DNA helicase RuvB has protein sequence MSDRVISSEANAAEEQLEYSLRPQSLAQYIGQHQVKDNLKIFIEAAKQRQECLDHVLLYGPPGLGKTTLATVIANEMGVQVRMTSGPAIERPGDLAAIVSSLEPGDVLFIDEIHRLPRAIEEVLYPAMEDFCLDIVVGKGPEARSIRLELPPFTLVGATTRAGALSAPLRDRFGVLLRLEFYDEESLAKIVIRSGQLFGVEMDETAAYEIARRSRGTPRIANRLLKRVRDYAQVIGNGQISLVLAQQALELLQVDPLGLDHIDHKLLMAMLERFRGGPVGLDTLAASIGEERVTIEDVYEPYLLQIGFVQRTPRGRIATALAYEHFGITPQQS, from the coding sequence ATGTCAGATCGAGTGATTTCGAGCGAAGCGAATGCGGCAGAGGAACAACTCGAGTATTCTTTACGTCCACAGTCGCTTGCGCAATATATTGGGCAACATCAAGTAAAGGATAACTTGAAAATTTTCATAGAAGCAGCAAAGCAGCGTCAGGAATGCTTAGACCATGTGCTTCTATATGGTCCTCCAGGGCTAGGTAAAACGACGTTAGCAACTGTTATAGCGAATGAAATGGGTGTACAAGTCCGTATGACGAGTGGACCAGCTATTGAACGACCGGGGGATTTAGCGGCTATTGTTAGCAGCCTAGAGCCTGGAGATGTATTATTTATAGATGAAATTCATCGTCTGCCACGCGCAATTGAGGAAGTACTCTATCCCGCAATGGAGGATTTTTGTTTGGATATCGTTGTAGGCAAAGGGCCAGAAGCCCGCTCTATTCGTCTAGAATTGCCACCATTTACGTTAGTAGGTGCAACAACGCGGGCTGGAGCATTATCCGCACCGTTGCGAGACCGCTTTGGGGTGCTACTGCGCCTAGAGTTTTATGATGAGGAATCATTAGCAAAAATCGTGATACGAAGCGGGCAATTGTTTGGGGTAGAGATGGATGAAACAGCAGCATATGAAATAGCTCGTCGCTCAAGAGGTACACCGCGTATCGCCAATCGCCTATTAAAACGTGTGCGCGATTATGCACAGGTTATAGGGAACGGACAAATTTCATTAGTACTTGCACAGCAAGCACTTGAGCTATTGCAAGTAGACCCACTTGGCTTAGATCATATCGACCATAAATTATTAATGGCGATGCTAGAGCGCTTTCGCGGAGGTCCAGTCGGCTTAGATACACTAGCGGCATCGATTGGTGAGGAGCGTGTGACGATAGAGGACGTTTATGAACCATATTTATTGCAAATCGGCTTCGTGCAGCGCACACCTAGAGGGCGTATTGCCACAGCATTAGCATACGAGCATTTTGGCATAACGCCACAACAATCTTAA
- the ruvA gene encoding Holliday junction branch migration protein RuvA, producing MYDYLKGQVTRITPEYIVVEQQGIGWRLFTPNPYAFQKTTVEQQIFLHMHVREDAQLLYGFTSLDQRELFRKLIQVSGIGPKGALAILATGNPAQVIQAIEMEDESFLIKFPGVGKKTARQMILDLKGKLGALLEQVELPSAEEELPLFGVNPYKHELEEALLALTALGYAERELAKVQPQLEADETLTTTDAYMKQALKLLLKLK from the coding sequence ATGTACGATTATTTAAAAGGTCAGGTGACGCGTATTACACCTGAATATATCGTCGTAGAGCAGCAAGGAATAGGCTGGCGATTATTTACACCAAATCCATATGCCTTTCAAAAAACGACAGTAGAACAACAGATTTTTTTACATATGCATGTACGTGAGGATGCACAGCTCCTTTATGGATTTACGAGCTTAGATCAGCGTGAGCTCTTTCGGAAATTAATTCAAGTATCAGGAATCGGACCAAAAGGTGCGCTAGCGATTTTAGCGACTGGGAATCCAGCGCAAGTTATTCAAGCGATTGAAATGGAGGACGAGTCTTTTTTAATCAAATTCCCGGGGGTTGGCAAAAAAACAGCACGCCAAATGATTTTAGATTTAAAGGGCAAGCTGGGTGCATTATTAGAGCAAGTCGAGCTGCCAAGTGCAGAGGAGGAGCTACCGTTATTTGGCGTCAATCCGTATAAGCATGAGTTAGAAGAGGCATTATTAGCTTTAACAGCGCTCGGTTATGCGGAACGTGAGTTAGCTAAGGTACAACCGCAGCTTGAAGCAGATGAAACATTAACGACGACGGATGCTTATATGAAGCAAGCGTTAAAGCTGCTATTGAAATTAAAATAG
- a CDS encoding phosphotransferase yields MYIKHNCWKWQTASGTFFVKKYEDSLIEKKVKNIHHKLTAIAFPYHIPVVNTNDGVVIQKWHEGRSARFDQKEERLAAVDCLQALHETKNDINWQLEPLPRQQLQRKWRARFERFLMNEKELSYYLDKDYNSIAHTAYKGLSNMSAVPLQTEGATLLHGDVVHHNFLKTAKGIVLIDFDLAVLGSPIDEMVLWLHRALPNVDYDLSLLLQEHPYTAICMPQLSHIYYPNELLREWLYILQLEEKEREPFLDYLIPFTRKALQHWPRLIKQIEYHS; encoded by the coding sequence ATGTATATTAAGCACAATTGCTGGAAATGGCAAACGGCATCCGGCACATTCTTTGTCAAAAAATATGAGGATAGCTTAATCGAAAAAAAAGTAAAAAATATTCATCATAAATTAACAGCAATTGCTTTTCCATATCATATTCCGGTTGTTAATACCAATGACGGGGTTGTCATTCAAAAATGGCATGAAGGCCGTAGCGCACGCTTTGACCAGAAGGAAGAGCGGTTAGCGGCAGTTGACTGCTTGCAAGCTCTTCATGAAACAAAAAATGATATTAATTGGCAGCTTGAACCTCTCCCGCGTCAGCAGCTACAACGCAAATGGCGAGCAAGATTTGAACGATTTTTAATGAATGAAAAAGAGCTTTCGTATTATTTAGATAAAGATTACAACAGCATTGCCCACACGGCATATAAAGGCTTAAGTAATATGTCTGCAGTGCCTTTACAAACAGAAGGGGCAACTTTGCTACATGGGGATGTTGTGCACCATAATTTTTTGAAAACAGCTAAAGGAATTGTATTAATTGATTTTGATTTAGCTGTGTTAGGCTCGCCTATTGATGAAATGGTTTTATGGCTACATCGTGCATTACCGAATGTCGACTATGATTTATCGTTGCTTCTACAAGAGCATCCTTATACAGCAATTTGTATGCCGCAACTATCACATATATATTATCCAAATGAATTGCTGCGTGAATGGCTGTATATTTTACAATTAGAAGAGAAGGAGCGCGAGCCTTTTCTAGATTATTTAATTCCCTTTACTAGAAAAGCATTACAGCATTGGCCGAGGCTAATCAAACAAATTGAGTACCATTCATAA
- a CDS encoding LysM peptidoglycan-binding domain-containing protein: MRVHIVQKGDTLWKIAKQYSIGFEELKRLNAHLANPDYIVPGMEIYLPDGHHVKEKPKEQIKERVESPRQNMPLPTPAPPKIEQPMMPPIQWQPQQPVWPEFNLYMPWHIDMTQMQSMPPQLQQPMMPMPEMQQPIMPPPQAQPPMMPMPEAQQPMMPPQQMHPQMMPQPMPFPPMCMPPMPMMCCCPMPTPYDMMMYPQMQSFPNMPQQQLAAEMEQQASPMMEQEMRNENFYEQMNQPCPCTQQPQMMPLPCQPMPCPPWHY; this comes from the coding sequence ATGCGAGTTCATATTGTCCAAAAAGGCGATACACTATGGAAAATTGCCAAACAATATAGTATCGGCTTTGAGGAGCTAAAACGCTTAAATGCTCATTTAGCAAATCCAGATTACATCGTACCGGGAATGGAAATTTACTTACCAGACGGTCATCACGTAAAGGAAAAGCCGAAAGAGCAGATAAAGGAAAGGGTGGAGAGTCCGCGACAAAATATGCCGTTACCAACACCAGCACCACCAAAAATTGAACAGCCAATGATGCCGCCGATACAGTGGCAGCCACAACAGCCTGTATGGCCAGAGTTTAATTTATATATGCCGTGGCATATAGATATGACACAAATGCAATCAATGCCGCCGCAGCTACAACAACCGATGATGCCAATGCCAGAAATGCAACAGCCTATCATGCCACCACCACAAGCTCAACCGCCGATGATGCCGATGCCAGAAGCTCAGCAACCGATGATGCCACCGCAACAAATGCATCCACAAATGATGCCACAACCGATGCCATTTCCACCAATGTGCATGCCACCAATGCCGATGATGTGCTGCTGTCCGATGCCTACGCCATATGACATGATGATGTATCCGCAGATGCAGTCATTCCCGAATATGCCGCAGCAACAACTTGCTGCTGAAATGGAACAGCAAGCTTCCCCGATGATGGAACAAGAAATGCGCAATGAAAACTTTTATGAACAAATGAACCAGCCTTGCCCATGTACACAGCAACCACAAATGATGCCTTTACCATGTCAGCCAATGCCTTGTCCACCATGGCACTATTAA
- a CDS encoding transcription repressor NadR, protein MKKMLGEERRYELLSLLKVAGKPITGTDLAKHANVSRQVIVNDMNLLKARNEPIIATSQGYLYMPLEKAAHIERKIVCTHSAENALDEMYTIVDCGVTINNVIVEHAVYGEITASIMVSNRPEVDAFVKRVKDTKANYLSILTDGTHMHMISAPAEDLLNLAEERLRDKGYLVEN, encoded by the coding sequence ATGAAAAAAATGTTAGGTGAAGAACGTCGCTATGAGCTGTTATCATTATTAAAGGTAGCTGGGAAACCAATTACTGGTACGGATTTAGCAAAGCATGCGAATGTATCACGTCAAGTGATTGTTAATGATATGAATTTATTAAAAGCACGCAATGAGCCAATTATTGCGACGAGCCAAGGTTATTTATATATGCCTTTAGAAAAAGCAGCACATATTGAACGAAAAATTGTTTGTACGCATAGCGCCGAAAATGCATTAGATGAAATGTACACAATAGTCGATTGTGGCGTGACGATTAACAATGTGATTGTTGAGCATGCTGTATATGGTGAAATTACCGCCTCCATCATGGTATCTAATCGCCCTGAAGTAGATGCCTTCGTTAAGCGTGTTAAGGATACAAAAGCTAATTATTTATCCATTTTAACAGATGGAACACATATGCATATGATTAGCGCACCTGCTGAAGACTTACTGAATTTAGCAGAAGAACGGTTGCGTGACAAAGGCTATTTAGTTGAAAACTAG
- a CDS encoding sigma-70 family RNA polymerase sigma factor, with the protein MIEVEQIILETTPEVWLDALMDTYGLALTKLAYSYVQDWGKAQEIVQDVFLTCYEQYDKKHAIQSYKAWIYRITINRAKDYYRTAWFKRIIVKDSGYDQQLPAQPPPESFLIQQETNEALAHAVLTLPIKYREVILLYYYEELSIHEVATILRCNENTVKTRLRRARGNLKTLLEGRD; encoded by the coding sequence ATGATAGAGGTAGAGCAAATTATATTAGAAACTACGCCAGAAGTTTGGCTTGATGCTTTGATGGATACATACGGGCTTGCCTTAACAAAGCTTGCCTATAGCTATGTGCAAGATTGGGGCAAAGCACAGGAAATCGTACAGGATGTATTTCTTACTTGTTATGAACAATACGATAAAAAACACGCTATTCAATCATACAAAGCATGGATTTACCGCATTACAATTAATCGCGCAAAGGACTATTACCGCACTGCTTGGTTTAAGCGCATTATTGTGAAAGATAGCGGCTACGATCAACAGCTACCAGCCCAGCCGCCTCCGGAAAGTTTTTTAATCCAGCAAGAAACAAATGAAGCATTAGCTCATGCTGTACTCACCTTACCTATCAAATATCGAGAAGTCATTTTGCTTTATTACTATGAGGAACTATCCATCCATGAGGTCGCAACCATTTTGCGCTGCAATGAAAATACTGTAAAGACCAGATTAAGGCGTGCTAGAGGAAATTTAAAAACTTTATTAGAAGGAAGGGATTAA